The nucleotide sequence GTTTAGCCATCCGCACAACATGTACCTGCAGACTTTGCTTGACAACGGCATTCTCGGTTCGATCCCCATCTTCCTGTTCTGGGGGACGATGCTGGTGTATTCCACCCGATTGTTCCGCAGTCCCAATCGCCTGTATGCCGCGGTCGGCGGCCTGTCGCTCTCTTTGATGCTCGCCCAGTTGTTCGCCGGCATCGGCTCGCAGTATTTCTATCCGACGGCCAGCACCTTGACCGTATGGGCGGCCATGCTGCTTGCTCTGCGCGTGCACGTGGAGGAGAAGCGCGCCCAGGAGGCGCTGCAAACCGATTCGCTCTGGGACGTGCCAGTGCCGATCCCGGAACGAGAGATTGCCTATGCCCATGCCGAGGAAACCGCGTGGCAGTGACGCGACTGGCCTACATCCTGGCGGCCAGCCATTCCGGCTCGACGCTGCTGAGCATGCTGCTCGGCTCGCATCCTCAGATCGCCACGATCGGTGAGATGAACCTCTCGCCCCAGGCGATGGGAGACCTCGACCGCTACCGTTGCTCGTGTGGGCAGTTCATTCGCCGATGCGCATTCTGGCAAAAAGTGCCCGAGGCCATGCACCGTCGCGGCGTGGCGTTCGACCTTGCCTGTGCCGGAACGGACTACCGGAGCGTTCGGTCTCGCTATGCCCAGCGTTTGATCAAGCCGATGCATCGAAGCACTGCCCTCGAGCGCATCCGCGACGTGGGCCTGTCGCTCTCTCCAGCGTGGCGCGCCGCATTGCCAGAGGTTCACAGACGAAATGCAACTCTGGCATCGACCGTTGCCGAGCTTGCCGGAGCACAGCTTGTTGTCGATTCCTCCAAGGTCGGTCTGCGGCTGAAGTACCTGCTGCGAAATCCCGAACTGGACGTGAAGGTGATCCGCCTGGTTCGCGACGGCCGGGCGGTGGCGCTGACCTACATGGACCCGGCCGGTTTTGCCGATGCCAGCGACCCGAGCAAGCGGGCCGGCGGCACGGGTGGCGACCGAGGAGACGAGCGGCTCTCCATGCGCCAGGCCGCTTATGAATGGCGCCGCTGCATGGAGGAGGCCGAGCACGTTTTGCAAGGCCTCGATCGTTCACGATGGATCGAGGTTCGCTATGAAGACTATTGCAGCGACCCGGATGCCACGCTGGACCGGTTGCATCGGTTCCTCGACGTCGAACCCGGCGGGCAGCCCAGGGAATTTCGGTCGGTCGAGCAGCACATTGTCGGCAACGGCATGCGCCTCGACACCACCTCTGAGATTCGCCTCGACGAGCGCTGGCGAGAAATCCTGACTGAGCCCGATCTCCAAGCATTCGACGCCGGCGCCGGCAGGCTGAATCGCCGATACGGATACGAATAGACCCCGAGACACCACTGCATGACAAGTCCTTCCGCAACAGAAGCCCCTGCGCCGCCGATCTCGAACGCCGCTGAGCCGCCCGACCTGACCGGCCGCAGCCGCATGGCATGGAATGTCATCATTAGCTGGGCCGGGCAGATGGTCTTCATCGTCGCCGGGTTCATCATGCCCCGCATGATCGACCGCAGGCTGGGCCAGGAGACACTGGGCATCTGGGACTTCTCCTGGTCCATGGTGGCGTATTTCGGCCTGATTCAGATGGGGGTCGGTTCGTCCGTCAGCCGCTACGTCGCCAAGTACCGGGCCCGCGGCGAAGTCAGTTTGGTCAGCAGCATTGTCAGCTCGGTGATGTTCCTCCAAAGTGCAATGGCCCTGGTCATTTTGGTATTGACCGGGTTGCTTGCCTATCTGTTGCCTTCATTCTGGGGCGAGCGCCTCGGCGACGGGATCGGCGATGCCCAGGTCGTCGTGATGACCCTTGGGGCCAGCCTCGCGATCCAGATCGCTCTGGCAGCATTCACGGGGGTCATCACGGGCTGTCATCGCTGGGACATTCACAACTACATCAAGGCGGGCTGGCATGTGGTCACGGTTGTGGCAATGATCGTCGTGCTGCAACTGGGTCTTGGCATCCGTTCGCTTGCTGTGGCCAGCCTGATCGGCCTGGCATTGGCGGACCTGAATCGGATCATCTGCGCGTTCGTGCTCTGTCCTGGCATGCGTGTCGGCTTCCGCCTGGTGCGAGCATCGATGATTCGCAGCGCGTTCGGTTTCGGCGTCAAGACCCTTGCCCCTCGCGCCGCAGATCTGTTGCTCAATCAGACGTCGAGCATTCTGATCGCAGGTTTTCTGGGACCGGCGGCCCTCGCGCTGTACTCGCGACCCAGGTCTCTCGCACAGCACACACACATGCTGGTCAGCAAGCTGGCGTTTGTGGTGACGCCGACTGCCAGTGCGATGCACTCGGCGAGTCGACGCGCGGAGTTGCGCGAATTGCTCATCAGCTCAACGCGGTATGCCGCCTGCATCAGTCTGCCGCTGACGATCGGCCTGGCGATCATGGGTGGACCGCTGATGTTGCTCTGGATGGGGCGGGACTATGCCAATGGAACGCTGGTCGCATTGGTGGCGCTAGGCAACTTCGCGATGTTCACCTTCATGCCGGCAATGAGTCTCCTGACGGGCATGAACGCCCACGGTCGTCCGGGCATGGTGCATCTGGCAGCCGCCGTCTGTTCGGTGGGACTGGTGTTCATGGCTTTGGGACCATTGAAACTCGGTCTCGAAGGCGTTGCTCTGGCGGTGGGCCTGCCGCTGACCGTCGCTTATGGCGGGTATGTAGTCGTCCATACGTGCAAGCACGTGGACATGCCTTGGATCGCATTCCTACGGCGTGCTTTGGGCACGCCCATATTGTGCTCGGCTCCGCTGGCCGCCTGTCTCATTGTGTTTCGCGTTCTCATGGCCGCCCAGCCTCTTCGCGCCCTATGGCTGGGAAGCCTCACCGGCGGAGTACTTCTGACGATGGCGTATTGGCGATATGTTCTGCCCGACCGCGTCAAAGTTCGCATGTTGCGGCTCCTTGGCATGGGTGGACTGGCGGCATGACCAGGCACATTACAGCCGTACATTTCTGGGCGGGGTGTCCGAAGTCGGCGAACTCGAAGTGGCAGCGGTTTCTGGCGGTCGTTCGGCGCTGTCATCAGGAAGACTGGCGGAACGTCCTCGTACTGTCGCGAATGCCCGACGATGTGGCGCTGGTCGAGCCATTCACCGATGCCGGCTGTGAGATCGTTCTCCAGCAGCGCTCGCCCGGGAA is from Anaerobaca lacustris and encodes:
- a CDS encoding lipopolysaccharide biosynthesis protein, with the protein product MTSPSATEAPAPPISNAAEPPDLTGRSRMAWNVIISWAGQMVFIVAGFIMPRMIDRRLGQETLGIWDFSWSMVAYFGLIQMGVGSSVSRYVAKYRARGEVSLVSSIVSSVMFLQSAMALVILVLTGLLAYLLPSFWGERLGDGIGDAQVVVMTLGASLAIQIALAAFTGVITGCHRWDIHNYIKAGWHVVTVVAMIVVLQLGLGIRSLAVASLIGLALADLNRIICAFVLCPGMRVGFRLVRASMIRSAFGFGVKTLAPRAADLLLNQTSSILIAGFLGPAALALYSRPRSLAQHTHMLVSKLAFVVTPTASAMHSASRRAELRELLISSTRYAACISLPLTIGLAIMGGPLMLLWMGRDYANGTLVALVALGNFAMFTFMPAMSLLTGMNAHGRPGMVHLAAAVCSVGLVFMALGPLKLGLEGVALAVGLPLTVAYGGYVVVHTCKHVDMPWIAFLRRALGTPILCSAPLAACLIVFRVLMAAQPLRALWLGSLTGGVLLTMAYWRYVLPDRVKVRMLRLLGMGGLAA
- a CDS encoding sulfotransferase; translation: MAVTRLAYILAASHSGSTLLSMLLGSHPQIATIGEMNLSPQAMGDLDRYRCSCGQFIRRCAFWQKVPEAMHRRGVAFDLACAGTDYRSVRSRYAQRLIKPMHRSTALERIRDVGLSLSPAWRAALPEVHRRNATLASTVAELAGAQLVVDSSKVGLRLKYLLRNPELDVKVIRLVRDGRAVALTYMDPAGFADASDPSKRAGGTGGDRGDERLSMRQAAYEWRRCMEEAEHVLQGLDRSRWIEVRYEDYCSDPDATLDRLHRFLDVEPGGQPREFRSVEQHIVGNGMRLDTTSEIRLDERWREILTEPDLQAFDAGAGRLNRRYGYE